From one Candidatus Woesearchaeota archaeon genomic stretch:
- a CDS encoding HEPN domain-containing protein encodes MNRQRDIFSISHFFYLFKIYYFIFPGSSLAIAKEKIKKANKLFELEMMEDAVSNAYSAMFHSSRAILFKDGFKERSHYAILVYIKEAYSNKIEMKFINELNILRLERHEINYGLEKKDYAKNEVERTIKLVSEFLIVAEKLIV; translated from the coding sequence ATGAATAGACAAAGAGACATTTTTTCTATATCCCATTTCTTTTATCTTTTCAAAATCTATTATTTTATATTTCCTGGAAGTTCTTTAGCAATTGCAAAGGAAAAAATAAAAAAAGCAAATAAACTTTTTGAACTTGAAATGATGGAAGATGCAGTTTCTAATGCGTATTCTGCTATGTTTCATTCTTCAAGAGCAATACTTTTTAAGGATGGATTTAAAGAAAGAAGCCATTATGCAATTTTGGTTTATATAAAAGAAGCGTATTCTAATAAGATTGAAATGAAATTTATAAATGAACTAAATATTTTAAGACTCGAAAGACATGAAATTAATTATGGGCTTGAAAAAAAAGATTATGCCAAGAATGAAGTTGAAAGAACTATAAAACTAGTTTCTGAGTTTTTGATTGTTGCAGAAAAGTTAATTGTTTAA